CCTGAACGGAGGCAGAGAGGCTGTGGTGGTAGTGCCCGGCGAGGATCGCGCGCACGTCGGTGCCGGCGAGGACGTCGAGCAGCGCGTCGGCGTTCGCGAGGCCCTGGCGTCGCAGCGTGGGGAGCGGGGACGCGATCGGGGCGTGGTGCAGTGCGACGATGGTGCCGGCCTGCGCGGGAATCGCGAGCTCGTCCGCGAGCCACTCGAGTTGCGCCGCGTCGACGGTGCGACGGTGAGAGTCGAGTCTGATGACGCGGGTGCCGTCGACGTGATGGGCGCCGAAGTGGCCGGACGCGTGACTGGGCAGGGTGCGGGCCGCGATGGGATCGTCGTGGTTGCCCAGAACGGTGAGCACGGGCACCCCGAGCCGCTCCTCCAGCCGGCGGCACGCCGCACCCACCGCCGCGTAGGCGCCTGTGTGCCCGCGTTCGATGAGGTCGCCCGTGATCACGACCGCTTCCGGCGTGATGCCTGCCGCGCTCGCGTAGTCGCCCACGCGCTCGATGCGCCCCACTCCGTCGACCGCGTCGTACAGGAGGCCGGAGTCGGTCGCGTGCACGTCGCTCAGGTGCAGCACCGTGAAGCGGCCCGTATCCCGGCTCACGCGACGGGCTCCGCGGCCAGTGCTGCGGGGCAGGCGGCTCGGGATCCCGCCGCGCGCTGCTGCAGCGCCGTGAGATGGTGCGACTCGGCGCCGTGCGCGAGGAGGTACGACGCGACGCCCCCGAACGAATCGATCAGGTCGAGCGCCGACTCCAGCGCTTCGGCCGGGCTGTCGAGGTGCAGGCGCTCGGCCGCGGCGCGCTCCGCCGCGGACAGGGCGAGGGCGTCGAGCTGCGCGGCGGCGATCGCCGAGCGGACCGGCCGCACGGTCTCGCCCGACCTCGCGTAGTCGGCGACGACCGCCGTCCGGTCGTCGCCCGCGGCCAGACGCGCGAGGGCGATGACGAGCCCGGTGCGGTCCTTGCCCGCCGTGCAGTGCACGAGAGCGACGCCGGGATGTTCGGCGATCGCCACGACCGCGGCGGTGAGTCGCGCCGCACGCTCGGTCACGAGCCCGGCGTAGATCGTCTCGAGCGATCCCGAGCTCGGCGGCGCCTGCCCGTAGAGCGGTGCGGAGCGCACGGGAATGCCGTGGGAGCGCGGCCCGTGCTCGTCGGGCTCGCGCAGATCGATCACGAGGCCGACACCCAGATCACGGAGCAGCCGTTCACCATCGGGGGTGAGCGTGTCGAGTGCCGCGGACCGCACGACCCAGGGTCGAGCCGCGGAGCCGACGCCTCGGGTGTTGTAGCTGTCGTCGAGCGAGATGACGTGCACTGCGGAGAGCTCCTGTCGATTGCCGCCCATTACATCGAGCGTGAAATGCGGTTACAAGAGCAGCATCTCGGGACCGGGTGTCGGGTTCGTGAACGGCGAGGGGATCGCGGGTGACGGTCGGGATAACCTCGCGAGATCTCCCGATCAGAGGTGGTTTATGCGGTCGGTTCGGCGAGTGCGTCGGCCACGACTTCTCGCATCTCGAGCGTGTCGGCGGGCTCGGTGCGCCGCGCGACCTCGGTGACGAGCGCCTGCAGGAGCACGGAGTGACCGAGCCGGCTGAAGAAGGGATCCACCGTGTGCTCGGTGCCGATGGCGCCGGTGCAGAGCGCGATGTCGGCGAGGTCCGCGAGGGGGATCGCGCGTAGCTCCCCACCGTGATGACCCGGGCGCCGCGTCGTGCGGCCGCGCGAACGGTGGCGAGAGTGTGCGCGTTCGCTCCCGAGTGGCTCAGAGCCAGGCAGACGTCGTCACCGGTCACGCTGTGCGCGGCGAACTGCTGGGCGAGGATATCGAGCGGAGCCTCGACGGGTCTGCCCACGGTCGAGAACCGCATCGCCGCGTCTTGGAGCGGGGGAGCCGAGAATCCGTTGGCGGTGCACACCACACGACGCGCGCCGGCGAGGGCGCCCGCGGCGCGCGTGAGCGCGTCGCGGTCGACGGTCTGCCGGCCGACGAGCAGCGCGACCCGGGCGCTCTCGAACACCCGGTCGACGATGTCGCCCGCGGAACCCTCGTGCGGCGCGGTCGGCGCGGGCTCACGGGCGAGCTCGAGGCGGACGTGCTGGAAGCCGCGGAATCCGAGCCGCTGGCAGGCCCGGATCACCGTCGCCGTCGAGGTGCCCGCGGCGGCGGCGAGATCCTGGGTCGACCACTGCGGCACCTCGTCGGCGCGCTCCAGCATTACGCGGGCGACGGCTCCCTCGCTGGGCCCGAGGCCGCCGGCGAGCGCGCGGATCACGGCGAGAGCGGACCCCGAGGGGATCGAGGCCGACGCGGTGGAGAGATCGGGGCGGGCGTCGAGGTCCGGTGCGGGCATGCGAACACGATAGGCGGGATCGGTGAACGCGAGGTGGCCGGTCCGTGGCGAATCGGTGGGGGACGCGGGTGCTCGCCCGATCCGCGTGCCCCACAGAGTCGCTGCGTGTCACGCCTGCGGCGAACACGGCCCCGCGATCCGGGATCACCCCGTAGCCTTGCTTCATCGGCGGTATCCCACCGTGCAACGGGAACCGCAGGGAGGTAGAGAGATGTTCGAGAGATTCACCGACCGTGCTCGTCGCGTCGTCGTCCTCGCCCAAGAAGAGGCGAAGATGCTCAATCACAACTACATCGGGACCGAGCACATTCTGCTCGGCCTCATCCACGAGGGTGAGGGTGTGGCGGCCAAGGCGCTCGAGCAGCTCGAGATCTCGCTCGACGCCGTGCGCGCGCAGGTGACCGACATCATCGGCACCGGGCAGCAGCCGCCGGCCGGTCACATCCCGTTCACCCCGCGCGCCAAGAAGGTGCTCGAGCTCAGCCTCCGCGAGGCCCTGCAGCTCGGCCACAACTACATCGGCACCGAGCACATCCTGCTCGGCCTCATCCGCGAGGGCGAGGGTGTCGCGGCGCAGGTGCTCGTGAAGCTCGGCGCCGATCTCAACCGCGTGCGTCAGACCGTGATCCAGCTCCTCTCCGGCTACCAGGCCGGCAAGGAGAGCGCGACCGTCGGCGCCCCGGAGACGGGCGGCGAGGCCAAGGGATCGCAGGTGCTCGACCAGTTCGGCCGCAACCTGACCCAGGCCGCGCGCGAGGGCAAGCTCGATCCCGTCATCGGGCGCGAGAAAGAGGTCGAGCGGGTCATGCAGATCCTCTCGCGTCGCACGAAGAACAACCCCGTGCTGATCGGCGAGCCCGGCGTCGGCAAGACCGCCGTCGTCGAGGGTCTCGCGCAGGCAATCATCAAGAACGAGGTGCCGGAGACGCTGAAGGACAAGCAGGTGTACGTGCTCGACCTCGGCTCCATGATCGCCGGCAGCCGCTACCGCGGCGACTTCGAGGAGCGCCTGAAGAAGGTCACCAAGGAGATCCGCAACCGCGGCGACATCATCATCTTCATCGATGAGATCCACACGCTCGTGGGCGCCGGTGCGGCCGAGGGCGCCATCGACGCGGCGAACATCCTGAAGCCGATGCTCGCCCGCGGCGAGCTGCAGACGATCGGCGCCACGACGCTCGACGAGTACCGCAAGCACTTCGAGAAGGACGCCGCGCTCGAGCGCCGGTTCCAGTCGATCCAGGTCGCCGAGCCGTCGCTGCCGCACTCCATCAACATCCTGAAGGGGCTGCGCGACCGCTACGAGGCGCACCACAAGGTGTCGATCACCGACGGTGCGATCGTCGCCGCGGTGAACCTCGCGGATCGCTACGTGCAAGATCGTTTCCTCCCGGACAAGGCGATCGACCTGATCGACGAGGCCGGCGCGCGGCTCCGGCTCTCGATCCTGTCGAGCCCGCCCGAGCTGCGCGAGTTCGACGAGAAGATCGCCGTCGTCCGCGCCGACAAGGAGCAGGCGATCGAGCAGCAGGACTTCGAGGCGGCCGCGAACAAGCGCGACGAGGAGAAGAAGCTCATCGCCGAACGGCTGCGGCTCGAGAAGCAGTGGCGCGCGGGTGACGTCACCACGAACGCCGAGGTCGACGAGGGTCTGATCGCCGAGGTGCTCGCGCAGGCCACCGGGATCCCCGTCTTCAAGCTCACCGAAGAGGAGACCAGCCGTCTCCGGTTCATGGAGGAGGCGCTGCACCAGCGCGTCATCGGTCAGAACGAAGCCATCTCGGCGCTCGCGAAGACCATCCGTCGCCAGCGCGCCGGCCTCAAGGACCCGAAGCGTCCGTCGGGCTCGTTCATCTTCGCCGGCCCCACGGGCGTCGGCAAGACCGAGCTCGCCAAGGCGCTCGCCGAGTTCCTGTTCGACGACGAGGGTGCCCTGATCTCCCTCGACATGTCGGAGTACGGCGAGAAGCACACGGTGTCGCGACTCTTCGGCGCCCCTCCCGGGTTCGTCGGATTCGAGGAGGGCGGTCAGCTCACCGAGAAGGTGCGCCGCAAGCCGTTCTCCGTGGTGCTGTTCGACGAGATCGAGAAGGCCCACCCGGACATCTTCAACTCGCTGCTGCAGATCCTCGAAGAGGGGCGTCTCACCGACGGCCAGGGCCGCGTGGTCGACTTCAAGAACACCGTCATCATCATGACGACCAACCTCGGCTCCGCGTCCATCGCGGGCGGCCCGGTCGGGTTCCAGATCGAGGGCGACAGCCAGATCGGCTACGACATGATGAAGGGCAAGGTGACGGAGGAGCTCAAGAAGCACTTCAAGCCCGAGTTCCTGAACCGTGTCGATGACACGATCGTGTTCCCGCAGCTGTCGAAGCCGGAACTGCTCCAGATCGTCGATCTCTTCGTGAAGCAGCTCAAGGATCGTCTGCTCGACCGCGACATGCACATCGAGGTCTCGCCCGCGGCCCGCGAGCGGCTCTCCGAGATCGGGTACGACCCGACGCTGGGGGCGCGGCCGCTGCGTCGCGCGATCCAGCGCGAGATCGAGGATCGCCTCTCCGAGCGGATCCTGGGTGCCGAACTGCTGGCCGGCGACCTCGTGAAGGTCGACTTCGCCGACGGCGAGTTCACCTTCGAGACGAACCGCGACGCCGAGAAGGCGCACGGCGAGACCTCGGCGTCGGCCGCGGCCGCGGTCGCCTCGACGGCGGCAACGCCGGGCAACGCCGAGTAGGACACCGCTCGACGGACGGGCCCATCGCTTCGGCGGTGGGCCCGTTTTGATATACTCGGAGATCTGCCCGCGGACGATCGTGGGGTGGTCCGTCCGGCCGGAGCCCTGCTCCCGCTGTCGATCCGAGGCTTGAAACCTTCAGCATTATCCAATGCCTGAAGGAGGCACCGTGACCATCCCGAACGACACCGCGACGATTCCCGTCGCACCGGCATCCGGCTCCGAATCCGGACCGGCGCCCGCTCCGTCGACGTCGCGCAGGTGGTGGGCGCTCGCGGTGATCGCGCTCACCCAGCTCGTCGTGGTGCTCGACGGCACGATCGTGAACGTGGCGCTCCCGAAGGCGCAGCAGGATCTCGGGCTGAGCGACGGCGAACGGCAGTGGGTGGTCACGGCCTACGCGCTCGTCTTCGGAGCGCTCCTGCTGCTCGGCGGGCGCATCGCCGACTACTGGGGCCGCAAGCGCGCGTTCCTCGTCGGCATGGTCGGGTTCGGCGCGGCCTCCCTGTACGGTGGGCTCGCGCAGGGAGCCACCGAGCTCATCGTCGCGCGCGGACTCCAAGGACTCTTCGCGGCGCTGCTCGCGCCCGCCGCCCTCGCACTGCTCACCGTGACCTTCCCGTTCGGGCGCGACCGGAACACCGCATTCGCCGTCTACGGCGCGGTGGCCGGCAGCGGTGCGGCGGTCGGGCTGCTGCTCGGCGGGCTCCTCACCGAGTTCGCCAGCTGGCGCTGGTGCCTTCTCGTGAATCTGGTCTTCGTTGCGATCGCCGTGCTGGTCGGGGCGCTGGTGCTGCAGGAGAGCCGGGCACCGGGGCGGGGCCGCCTGGACGTCTGGGGCGCCGTCACCGTGACCCTCGGCTTCGGCACGCTCGTC
Above is a genomic segment from Leucobacter rhizosphaerae containing:
- a CDS encoding metallophosphoesterase family protein, whose translation is MSRDTGRFTVLHLSDVHATDSGLLYDAVDGVGRIERVGDYASAAGITPEAVVITGDLIERGHTGAYAAVGAACRRLEERLGVPVLTVLGNHDDPIAARTLPSHASGHFGAHHVDGTRVIRLDSHRRTVDAAQLEWLADELAIPAQAGTIVALHHAPIASPLPTLRRQGLANADALLDVLAGTDVRAILAGHYHHSLSASVQGIPVFVGPSLAYHQVMDAGPDAVAGHDSPMFSLVQFTSAGVSASTIALHSPEPLFTQPISSTAQKVTHVS
- a CDS encoding ATP-dependent Clp protease ATP-binding subunit produces the protein MFERFTDRARRVVVLAQEEAKMLNHNYIGTEHILLGLIHEGEGVAAKALEQLEISLDAVRAQVTDIIGTGQQPPAGHIPFTPRAKKVLELSLREALQLGHNYIGTEHILLGLIREGEGVAAQVLVKLGADLNRVRQTVIQLLSGYQAGKESATVGAPETGGEAKGSQVLDQFGRNLTQAAREGKLDPVIGREKEVERVMQILSRRTKNNPVLIGEPGVGKTAVVEGLAQAIIKNEVPETLKDKQVYVLDLGSMIAGSRYRGDFEERLKKVTKEIRNRGDIIIFIDEIHTLVGAGAAEGAIDAANILKPMLARGELQTIGATTLDEYRKHFEKDAALERRFQSIQVAEPSLPHSINILKGLRDRYEAHHKVSITDGAIVAAVNLADRYVQDRFLPDKAIDLIDEAGARLRLSILSSPPELREFDEKIAVVRADKEQAIEQQDFEAAANKRDEEKKLIAERLRLEKQWRAGDVTTNAEVDEGLIAEVLAQATGIPVFKLTEEETSRLRFMEEALHQRVIGQNEAISALAKTIRRQRAGLKDPKRPSGSFIFAGPTGVGKTELAKALAEFLFDDEGALISLDMSEYGEKHTVSRLFGAPPGFVGFEEGGQLTEKVRRKPFSVVLFDEIEKAHPDIFNSLLQILEEGRLTDGQGRVVDFKNTVIIMTTNLGSASIAGGPVGFQIEGDSQIGYDMMKGKVTEELKKHFKPEFLNRVDDTIVFPQLSKPELLQIVDLFVKQLKDRLLDRDMHIEVSPAARERLSEIGYDPTLGARPLRRAIQREIEDRLSERILGAELLAGDLVKVDFADGEFTFETNRDAEKAHGETSASAAAAVASTAATPGNAE
- a CDS encoding tyrosine-protein phosphatase; amino-acid sequence: MGGNRQELSAVHVISLDDSYNTRGVGSAARPWVVRSAALDTLTPDGERLLRDLGVGLVIDLREPDEHGPRSHGIPVRSAPLYGQAPPSSGSLETIYAGLVTERAARLTAAVVAIAEHPGVALVHCTAGKDRTGLVIALARLAAGDDRTAVVADYARSGETVRPVRSAIAAAQLDALALSAAERAAAERLHLDSPAEALESALDLIDSFGGVASYLLAHGAESHHLTALQQRAAGSRAACPAALAAEPVA